The genomic DNA TTCCCTGAACAGTTACTATACTTTTATCTTACAGCAACTTTTCATCCCTTAGTCAATTTACTGACCTTATTTTTGTTACTATTCAATTACTATGACAAAGCCAACaaataataattgctaacatttataacAGCACTTACAAAAGTGCCAAACGTTTTACCGACATTTCCCCTTGTTTACAAAATAGTAGGATGAGAAATCAAACACAAGCTAATTCTAATGGGAAAAAGCAAGAGATGATAAAGTCGTGTTTATGCCCAATACTACCATTCACAAGGCAATCTCATTTGGAAAACATACAATTGCCCCTCCTAAGATCAGAATTAATTCCAGTTTATTACTTTAATTCAATTAGATGCCTGGATTTAACTTTGAATTCTACTTAATAAAATTGGGGAGACTCAATGAAAATCAGAAACTTAccatttggaatttatttacTTCTTTAGAGCTTacctgaaaaaccaaaaaaaaaataaaatcaattctactCTCCATGCAAAAATCATCAGAGTCCTCAGGGGGGCAGTATACTCCAACTTTCAAAATGTTTGTgtcccacccccaaccccccaaCTTTCTAGAGCTGTTTTAATAGAGTATCTagttaaggaagaaaggaaaggctTTCCTCACCTCAATAATCAAAACCCAAATAGCTCTTCACCTTCAATTCTGCTTAGAAGTGGGTTCCTAGTGTTTtctaattacttaattttattaaaaaccaaGGGGGAAAGAAGCCTAAGTCTTGTATAATGGATAAAACAAAACATCATAAGTCTATAAATGTCTGGAGGTACTCCACAAAAGGAATAAATTCCTTTCCTCATACAATCTGTCTTTAGCACAAATTCTGTAAGtcccttcagtttcttctttaaaaggaaaacactGTTATAAAAGTACAATACAACTTTTTACCTCATGGTAAAGTActaaagaataaagaatttaaagaatgCTAACAGACCAACTTTATCAGGCTAATCAATTGGTAAAGCCAGTTTCCTAGGTATATGATACccttttttgattgatttttggaAAATGCTCAAAGGAAACAATAATACTTAGTAAAGGAGAATCAAATTAATCCaagcctttttttggggggggggtaataaCAGCTTTTTACATAGTAAGctaaaaattaagtgaattagAGATACTGGTGCAGCAAATAAAACAGTACTTCTGTATTGTTTCCTCTGTACTCTTATTGGATTAGAAGAAAACTGAACTATTGAGATCAATTATTTTACCATAAGGGCAAAAGGGTTATCTGTCATCTTTCCATTAACTACTCCTGGGActaagaaaattacaaataatcTACTTCTCCACAAAACTTTGtaaaagcaaaggagaaatttCATTTCACCATCTTCTCTCTACTTTTCTGGTACTCTAGGTAGAATGAGGTGGCAGAGAAACAAATCAAATCCCAATTAGTTCATGTCGTAACTAATCCCTGAATAACTGAGCAACGAACAATTCTGGAAAattataatgggggggggggtggctaggtagcgcaggggatagagcgccggccctggaatcaggagtgcctgaagttcaaagccggcctcagacacctaataatgacctagctgtgtggccttgggcaagccacttaaccccactgccttgcaaaaactaatacaGACATACATAGGGCCTGACAGCTCCCCTTCCCAAAATCCTGAAAACTCCCAATTCTAAGAGCAGCTCCCCAGAATCCCCACTCACCACAGTACTGATCTTCTTCTTCCCATCAGTAGCCCTTAGCAAACACTTATTGTCCGAAGGCTCAAAGCCTTCCACAAACCCTTTCCGTGGAATGGGTTTAGTGCGACCATCATCTgcgttaaaggaaaaaaaaatcttttcaaaagaaaaatcgCAGTGCTGCAGGAATCCTACTAGGTTCTGCGGTTCAGAAAGGTCCCCACGCCCCTAGGCCGGAGTGCTCTCTTTGCGAGGCGGCAAGAACGAGTCCCATTTCTGGGGCAGCTTTCCATCGAGGCCGGGCGGCCCTCGGCCCCGGCGGCGGCAAGGAAGCCGTGGGGGAAGGGAGGCGGGAGGGCCGGGCGGGCCCGGGGCAGCCGCGACCTGCGGCACGGCGCCCCGGGCCCTCCTCCGCGCTGCGCCGGGGGCTCCTCGGCCGTTGCTTCGGCCCGTTACCACCGCGGCGTCACCAGCCGCCGTCGCGGCGCGGGGCTCGAGGCACGCGGCTGGCGGGGCCcaggccgccccccgccccccggccccgccgccccttACACTTCTTCAGGGTGATGAAGACGCTCCCCGACGACCGGCACTTCTGGAAGAGCCTGGTCAGCTCCGTCAGGAACTGCAAAACACCCCGCCCCGCCCGGGCTCCGTTAGGCGGCCCCGCCacgccggcccggcccggcccggcccggccgagCCCCCGCCCGCGCcgccccccgcccggccccgATCCCCACCTGCTCGCTCTCCAGCAGCACCATGGCCCTcctccgccccgccccgccccccggcgaCGCTCCCTCAGTCACCACCGGCCCGGAAGTCGGAGGCGGAAGTGCGGCTCCGGGAGGGCGGGACTTCCGCTCTCCCGGAAGCTTCCCTTGGCTCCGCCCGCCGCTCGTCCGTCCCCGGCCAGAGAGAAGCGGACGAGTGACGTGAGGCTGTTAGGGGTGAGAGGACTGAGgcgggaaagggaaagggaggaaggaggaggaggaggatggagaaaaggaggaagtggAGGAGAGGGAATAAAGGGAGGAGAGGCAGGAAATGGATGAGTGGTGAAGGAGGGAGCACGGGGGCGGGGCAAGAACCGGGAGGGGAAGgacagggagaggaaggaaagccCCCGAGGGACCTGAAGGAGGAGAAACCTCACCTCTTGCCCACCTCCAATATAGCTCGTCCTCCTTCAGGGACCCTCCCTGACCAGGTTTTACGTTTGATCCCTAGAGATCTTATGTGGAAACTGTGCCACTGACACTGctataggcactgtgctaaatactggagATACCCCCCCAAATTAACATAGTCCTTACCCTCAAAGACTGTCTAATTTATTCATCCCCGCCTTTGCTCCATCAACTTTCGTCTCCCCCatagcttcactttctcccctTCTAGTAGCCCTTTCTCTTCCAACCTAAAACAAAATCAGTTCTCTCCTAGCCATAAAATTCCAACCAAAAAAATAGTGTTGGAAAGAATGCTACAATAGAATCAATAGACCTCGGCTTGGATCCACTacttcaaattcaaatccaactgtctgacccttggcaagtcacttaacatctgcttcagtttcctcatctgtaaagtggggatactAATAGTATTTATCTCTCAGAATTGTGaacataaaatgatatattttaaaaatattttgtaaacctggaagtcctttttaataaatttgtattGCTTTTTGTTTCCAACATCACCAAAATTTTTCTCAGCATTCCCCAAATGCATCCTCTCCCAAAGAACTATCCCATATAACattttttaagggggaaaaaatggggaaaatcaacaattacaataaaaaaaaaagcctgaaaaaattAGCAAAGGGCACACACTCATAAATTTCAGAGTACAGCAAAGGAGTTTGGTGGGATtgtcttctcctctttctcttttggaGTCACActtctttttgtaattttgcaatatttacttttgattttgtttcttcagtGTAACCCTATGctagtcacttaagcctgtttcccttggtttcttcacctataaaatgagctttggagaagaaaatggcaaaacactccagtctctttgccccAGATAGgttcacaaagagtaggacatcactgaaaatgactgaaaaataacaaaagctctgtgtgtgtgtatgtgtgtgtgtgtgtttgccaCCGAAGTGGTAAGCTggttagagcattggccttgtagtcaggaggacttgagttaaaatccagcctcagattcatGCCATTTATTCacactgtgaccctgggcaagtcacttaagcctcaAATCCAgagccttctccagtcatcctaattcatatctgaccactggacccagatgtctctgaaaGAGAAACTGGGattgatgatttagcacagccccactcactgaaattcagttcatgtccttgtcatggcatcactccctgaagtcatggtcttccagaatgaaggataaacatcatcatcatcatcatcatccttaatTCTGCACCagatcatgtaaatctttccatgtttctctgtatcCATCATGTTCCATaacaatttctttagccattcacCAATCAATGAACATCTATTGTTTCCAATTTCTTTCTACTACAAAAAATGCTGTTATAAAACATAAAACCCTTTATTTCTATAGATACTCTCACCACCATCACCACAGACTGGGGAAAGAGCATACTAGTGAAATCAGcaattcattttaacattttctttttatgtttgtttttatgaGGCAGAGAGACTTGCCCtaaatcacataactagtaagtaccaagtgtctgaattcagatttaaactcagatcctcctgtctccaggaccagtactctatccactatgccacttaactgcccccccCATTTTAACACATTCTTCCTACTATACCTGtctagggagaagggagagattatCAGCCACCACAGCTATGTACAAATAACTTTTCTTCCTATAAATCCAGAAGGGCTGCATAGAGAATTTAGGAATCTAGaaacctgtaaaaaaaaaaatggagaaaatttagactaaaattctttcttctcatttattctttcttcttcaattATGAGTTTGggtggaaaaaatagaatagagcTAAATATAAAAGGGAACTTTGAGCAGATATGCCTGGGATAAAAAGAATGTTTGCAAAAAAGCAGAGAAGGGCAGTGAATATTTATATGCTAAATTCATCTAGATGCCTGGAAGACATCTAACAAAGATTCTCATCAATATGTTCTTGGACAAGACAAAGAAATACTGATAGTCTGATTGATTTATAGCAGGGTAAACAGCTGTATCTCAAGAGCATTGATTAATGTGTTCATAATGTAGTGGCACATTTAAAGAATCTGACCTCCATACTgttttatttgacatttttatcaataacttgAATGAAGACagttattcaatttaaaaatgacaCAACAAGGGAAGAAATATGATCTATTGATGACAGAATCAGGACCTCAAAAGATCGTTACAGACTGGAAAAATATATCAAAGTCAATCTTAATGCTAGTCAAGTTCCAGattgatggaaaaataaataaataaatgaactgttcAAGATGGAGAGATCTGCTTGGGTAGTAGTTCCtttgaaaaatacttaaatattcttGTTAACTAAACTAGACAATTGTTGAAATGGTTGCCAAAACAAATGTAACCTCAGGctatgttgttattattattattattattattattattattattattaatagctagcatttacctaagacagctaggtggccaagTAGATGGAGTGTaggatgtggagtcaggaagactcagcttcctgagctcaaatctgacctcatttactagctgtatgaccctggacaagtcacttcaccttatttgcctcagttttctcatctgtaaaatgagctggagaaggaaatggcaagccacttcagtagctttgttaagaaaacccaaatggagttatacagttggatatgactgaaatgactgaacaaagcatttctataatgtttctaggtttacaaagtattttagaGATATTTTATCCTCAGAAGAAGCCTGGggaggttattattattattattattattattattattatatcaccctcatttgacagatgaggaaactgagacagacaagcTAAGTGAGTTGCCTAGGGTCAcgtagctagcaagtgtctgaggccagatctgaattcagttcttcctgactccaggtccagtgctatAGTCACTGTAGCACTATTTACCTGCTTcaataaagaaagagagaagggcagctaggtggcgcagtggataaagcaccggccctggaatcaggagtacctgggttcaaattctgtctcagatacttgataattacctagcagtgtggccttgggcaagccacttaaccccatttgccttgcaaaaaaaaccttaaaaaaaaagaatgagaaagagaaattgtaaaaatatagTGTCCAAATCAAAGTAATAATAGGTTCAATTTGCTCTGCAATGGTCAGATAATGATCATCACACTTTAAAGGCAACAGAGAAAAGTAAGTGGATGGTGAAGGGACTCAACAACCACATTATAAGAcaaaatagttgaagaaactagaGATATTTGACAAGAAAATACTTAAGGAAGATATGACATCTGTCTATAAATATAGGAAGGGTTATCACATGGGGAAAGCATTAAACATTGTCATAGATGGCAGAATTAAAGTCAATAACTAGAAGTTACCCAGAATATTTCAGTTCGGTATAAGGGAGAACAACTTTCTAGCAACTCAATCTGTTCAAAACTGAAGTAGGCTGTTTTGTGAGATATTGTTTCCCGCCTTCCTGAGCATTCAAATAGAGACATGACCACCACCATTTAAGGAGGCCTTAAAAGGGATTCCAACAAGGGATTCCTACATGGTGGAAGGTTGAACATAATGAGCTCTAGGTGCTTTCCAGTGCTAATATCTGTGGTCTGTTACTTCAAACTTCCCTgcttgttgttttgttgtttttaatttgagtTGCAATATGATAAGAAGTCACTGCAGAACTTTAAGATTGGTCAGAAAACATGACTATGACCACCACAGtgaaaataaattgcaaaaaggAACTCCATAAGTAGGAGGTTGCAATGAGCCAGGTAATGAGGCCTTAGACTAAGGTTACAGCAGTGGGGACAGGGAGGAAGGGGTAATTAGATGAAATGGTTAAAAAGTACAAATTCTGTATCCTTCTCTATCTCTTAATACTTAACATCATAGGATCTAGACCCACAGAGGTTGAGTGGtttaccagggtcacacaggttgtaataataataataataataataccaaaatATATAGTGTTTAGTGTTTTACAAAACTTTCCTCATAAGAATCCTGCCACTTAAGGCAGAGCAACTGTTTGAGATTTTTGAAGTTTAAGCATGTATTATTATCCACATGCAAAATTCCCACTGGGATTCCCTGTGTAAACTCCTAAGAGTCCTGAAAATAGCAGAAACCACTGGTCTACCCCTCTCTACCATCAGCAACTACTATGGAAAtactttccctctccccatcttcCATCAATAACATTGAGAATCAATTGCTACAGGGGAGGCAAATCAGCCTAGCTGAAGTAGCAAGGTGTCCTGAGGGATAGATAAGCATATATCAAGTGGGGCAAACCACTACCATGGATTCTGCTCCCAAGAGCTACAGTAGTGCTCCCCTTTTCCTTGGCAGGCTACCTATTCTGCTTCCAACCAAGCCCTTTACCTCACAAGCATCTCACCTGGCAATTCCCTCTGCAGGTGCAACAGACTTGTTTCTCTCAATAGCCACAACtcctgaagacccagaaaagaaaactCTTGACATATCAAATAGGTCCACATTAAAAACAGATGTGGTTTAATCAGTGGAAATGAAGCTAAAGAAAGTATATTACTATCCACCTGGAGAATGCATCACAAGAATTACTGGACTTTTCCATCTATCCTTCAGTTGCACCACCTTATAAATGTTGACTCCCCCTATAGTAATGGAACTCCCTGAAATTGGGAATTGTTCTCACCTTTATCTCCAGTGTTTAATAGATGttttttcaataattctttcATTGAAGGGTTGCCTAGGGCAATAGGTTTTAAGTGGCTCCAAAGTCAATGCATCCAAGGTCACTAGGGCAGTGAGGTGGCCTTTCCTGCACAAAAGTGATGGACCTAAATCTTCCTGAATTGAAATCAAATTTGCTGAATGTGCAAATTACTccatcctgttttcctcagtatcctcatcagtaaaaatgagctggtaaagaaaatggcagaccactgcagtatttttgccaagaaaacctcaaataggatcatgaagtgtcagacataactgaacaagaaGCTCAATACAGCAAATACATTAAATAAGACTTGAATCTGACTCCATGACTGGCTCCATACAGTCTACAATGCAAGtgttattatgtcttttttttaaaaaactaaacttgtcttttttttttaaaggaaatggggttaagtggcttgcccaaggccacacagctaggtaattattaagtgtctgaggctggatttgaactcaggtactcctgactgcaggactggtgctctatccactgggccacctagccgcccctaaacttGTCTTTTCAATAATGTTGCAGTTCTCAAGTGAGAAAACCACCTCTGCCAATGCAAATGCTATAAAACTTATATCCCaagaatgacttacccagggtctcatCACCAGGctttatccattttacagatgaagaagccaaGACTGAGAGAAACTAAATGATTTGGCCACAATCACAGTTACTACATAGcagaccaaagaccaaagacctccAATTCTGAAACTAGTTTATCCCCCCACCATAATTGTATTCTTTGGTTGCAGTTTAAGATGGATGTCTCCAAATCTACCTACTAGTCTAGGTAATTTCTAAGTAGTTAAGTAGTCACTTCCCTTTGTTTCCTTCCAAATGTAAAACTAACAGTTCACAGAGGGGAAAGCTTCCTAAAAAATTACCCTAATATATCTAGTTCTGTATGCAGTGTCCCTAGGTCCTTGAAGTCACTGCCTCCCTTTTGTTACCAAGGGACTTAAACAAGTAGAGATAAGCAAAaacaagatattaaaaatatttttggaggcaactaagtggcacagtggatagagcacaggccctggagtcaggatgacctgagttcaaatccgacctcaaacatttaataacttcttagctgtgtgaccttgggcaagtcacgtaaccccattgtcttgcaaaagccaaaaacaattaatttttttcaaagctgATTAACTATAATACAAATAGTAGCAATAGTATTCTCCCttttgtttccttccctttcatCATCAAACAATTACAGTTCAATAGCATTATGAATCTTGTTTTTtcttggggtatttttttttctcttgcagGTAAAGTAAAACCAGAATGCTTAACACTCTATAACTTGTACTGTTGGCTAAATTGTATGCATAATTTGGCTCTCTGTAAACCTGGATATTTAGGGTATTTTTAATCTAAGCCAACTGAATAATGTAGATTTAAAATTCcaactttttgtttgttgtttgtttcctGAGATAATGTCTTTGGTCTCCTAGGCTAAAAGATGGGATGTTCCAAAAACCTTACCTTAGTTCAGTTTTTAGATTTAGTATTTAGTTTAACAGATAATACAATTTGTAAAATATgcattctcctttcttctccctatcTGTTACTGAAAATTTGAGGATTACTTCCTTGCTTATTTGCATTAGGAGCAAATGATGAAAAGATGACATGAAACTCAAAATCAGTGTTACTACTTTTTAGTCAATTCATCCGTTTTAAAGGATGAGATTTATGCTAAAGGCTTTAAAAGAAAGATTGGGGATTATGTGTGGCTTTTCTTTTTCAGTGCTATCCTTATCCACGGTTAGCATGAACTATTCAAGAAATCtgtaagattaaaatgaaatttagctGCTTGAATTTTCAGTGTTTTTGAAACTACAAGCAATTTCCAGCTTTTGTTCCAGAAATTTAGCACATCTTATATTGAAACAATATCACAAGGAAGTGTTGCTAGGTTTCCAGGCCAACCCACAAAGGTCTATTTAACCCATAATATGGCAGAATTATGCTAGAGAAATGAAGCATCCATTATGCTTTTatttcaattggaaaatgaattcCAAGTTCCACCTGGAAATGCTATGAGTAGATGGTACCCTCCTCTTAACAGAGAGGCGATAGATTCAGGTTAATGAATGAGATCTGTGTGTTTTGGGACAAGGCTGAagttggaatttgttttgcttcactgaacatttttttttaggtttttgcaaggcaaatggggttaagtggcttgcccaaggccacacagctaggtaattattaagtgtctgagaccggatttgaacccaggtactcctgactgcaaaggcgggtgctttatccactgcgccacctagccacccctcagtgaatatttgttacaagaatttAAGTTCTCTTAGTtttgagggggaggaggggaaggtgaGAAGGAGAGAatatagatttttgttcattgaaaaaaattaagaaatgctagaaatatataacaaataacaGGGAGAGTGT from Macrotis lagotis isolate mMagLag1 chromosome 4, bilby.v1.9.chrom.fasta, whole genome shotgun sequence includes the following:
- the SRP14 gene encoding signal recognition particle 14 kDa protein, which gives rise to MVLLESEQFLTELTRLFQKCRSSGSVFITLKKYDGRTKPIPRKGFVEGFEPSDNKCLLRATDGKKKISTVVSSKEVNKFQMAYSNLLRANMDGLKKRDKKSKNKKSKATQ